One window from the genome of Acidobacteriota bacterium encodes:
- the rapZ gene encoding RNase adapter RapZ, translating into MGKARNPSPHLVVVTGLSGAGKSQAIHALEDLGFFCIDNLPVALISTFVDLIVRDDDTRRRVAVVVDVREGARLSQLPGVYRTLKRRTDVDTTLVFLDAKPEALVRRFSETRRPHPLGRGRSAAEGVAEESRRLAPIRKLADFVLDTTRLTVHDLRRQMLAFGGGTPATTPLTVTLQSFAFKRGVPSDADLMFDVRFLKNPHFVPTLRPLTGLDRKVARYVLGLPEAAKFLTLTTALLRFLLPQYVAEGKAYLTVAIGCTGGQHRSVAIAEALGRALRRTRHVQVRVRHRELANV; encoded by the coding sequence ATGGGGAAGGCACGAAACCCGAGCCCGCACCTCGTGGTGGTGACAGGCCTGTCGGGGGCGGGGAAGTCCCAGGCCATTCACGCGCTCGAAGACCTGGGGTTCTTTTGCATCGACAACCTGCCCGTGGCGCTGATATCCACGTTTGTCGATCTGATTGTCAGGGATGACGACACTCGTCGCCGCGTCGCGGTGGTCGTGGATGTGCGCGAGGGCGCCAGACTGTCTCAGCTGCCAGGCGTGTATCGCACGCTGAAGCGGCGCACCGATGTCGACACGACGCTGGTGTTCCTCGACGCAAAGCCAGAGGCGCTCGTCAGGCGGTTCAGTGAAACCCGGCGTCCGCATCCCCTGGGTCGCGGGCGTTCCGCCGCCGAGGGCGTCGCCGAAGAGTCACGCAGGTTGGCGCCGATCAGGAAGCTGGCCGACTTCGTGCTGGATACGACCCGCCTGACCGTGCACGACCTCCGCAGGCAGATGCTCGCCTTCGGTGGTGGCACACCGGCAACAACGCCGCTGACCGTGACGCTGCAGAGTTTTGCGTTCAAGCGCGGGGTGCCATCTGATGCCGACCTCATGTTCGACGTGCGCTTCCTGAAGAACCCGCATTTCGTCCCGACCCTGCGGCCCCTCACAGGCCTTGACCGAAAAGTCGCGCGTTACGTGCTCGGCCTGCCTGAAGCCGCAAAATTTCTCACGCTGACCACCGCGCTGTTGCGGTTTCTGCTGCCGCAGTACGTGGCGGAGGGGAAGGCCTACCTGACCGTGGCCATCGGCTGCACAGGTGGGCAGCACCGCAGCGTTGCCATCGCGGAGGCTCTTGGGCGCGCGCTTCGCCGGACACGGCACGTGCAGGTGAGGGTCCGGCACAGGGAGTTGGCCAATGTCTGA
- a CDS encoding PTS sugar transporter subunit IIA: protein MSDNEPVLPSAGPVVGVVIVTHGLLATELLNAAETIVGDLPGFTAVSIGWHDDVPVATSAMSRAIARVDTGAGVLLLTDMFGGTPSNLAMTFLEADRIEVVTGVNLPMLIKLARAAATGNVLAAARAIADDGRQAIRVASDLLRGTGS from the coding sequence ATGTCTGACAACGAACCGGTGCTTCCCTCGGCTGGTCCCGTCGTGGGCGTCGTGATCGTGACGCACGGGTTGCTCGCCACTGAACTGCTCAACGCCGCAGAGACGATCGTGGGCGACCTGCCGGGGTTTACCGCAGTCTCCATCGGCTGGCACGACGATGTGCCCGTCGCGACCAGTGCGATGTCACGCGCGATCGCGCGAGTGGATACCGGGGCGGGTGTCCTCCTGCTGACGGACATGTTCGGCGGCACGCCGTCCAATCTGGCGATGACCTTCCTCGAAGCCGACCGCATCGAAGTGGTCACGGGCGTCAATCTGCCGATGCTCATCAAACTGGCGCGCGCGGCCGCCACCGGGAACGTCCTGGCCGCGGCTCGAGCGATCGCCGACGATGGCCGGCAGGCGATTCGTGTGGCGTCCGACTTGTTGCGCGGCACGGGCAGCTGA
- a CDS encoding HPr family phosphocarrier protein produces the protein MEARTVTIVNALGLHARAAARFVHHAGRFKSQIKITRGARTVDGKSILGLLLLAAPRGATLELSASGPDAVDALDSLAALVARGFDEP, from the coding sequence ATGGAGGCGCGTACGGTAACCATCGTCAACGCGTTGGGGCTTCATGCGCGGGCGGCTGCGAGATTTGTCCATCACGCAGGGCGATTCAAGAGCCAGATCAAGATCACGCGCGGGGCTCGTACCGTAGACGGCAAGAGCATTCTCGGGCTGTTGTTGCTTGCGGCGCCCAGAGGAGCCACGCTTGAGCTGTCTGCGTCGGGGCCGGATGCGGTCGATGCGCTGGACTCGCTGGCGGCGTTGGTGGCGCGGGGATTCGACGAACCATGA
- the ptsP gene encoding phosphoenolpyruvate--protein phosphotransferase, protein MTRTNVRLNGRGVAEGTAIGRAVVAVSDARQVRYRLAAGRVDRERQRLRAARAITRTQLEDISTRVSRTVGQAQAAIFAAQLLMLDDPMLASRVDELIRTERINADWALERAMEELHEVFAREGDAWLRERIGDLADVGGRLQRNLRPGRDPLVSLVQELDGPLIVVADEVSPSIAAQLDWTKVRGLVCDVGSPTNHTVILVRSLGIPTVVGLGSATQVILPGQTIAIDGATGEVVVEPDQQALERWTLRAQLATAALRKLDEWRAVPAATADGLRIRLDANLEIAEEVGRVLDVGAEGIGLYRSEFLLDRAPVAGGLHEDAQFDTYRRLLEALAPRPVTIRTFDAGEERWERATHGLAHRERFGLRGVRAALQHDDRFRVQIRALLRAAPFGQLRILLPFVTSAAEFRQARALIAEIGRGLPGADAVPVGAMIEVPAAALTADRLARDADFLSVGTNDLIQYTLAIDRTDERLSGHYEPREPAVLRLLRMVAVAGRRAGRDFSVCGEMAADPLLVALLVGLGYRAFSMTPAALPVVKRGLRAVDSRLAERCARQAIIADGAEDVHRLLAPIAEVMHKAIAGG, encoded by the coding sequence ATGACCCGCACGAATGTGCGCCTGAACGGACGGGGCGTCGCGGAAGGGACCGCCATTGGCCGCGCCGTCGTGGCCGTCAGTGACGCTCGGCAGGTGCGCTACCGGCTCGCAGCCGGCCGGGTGGATCGCGAGCGGCAGCGATTGCGGGCGGCCCGGGCGATCACTCGAACCCAACTTGAGGACATCTCGACGCGCGTCTCGCGCACCGTGGGCCAGGCCCAGGCGGCCATCTTCGCCGCGCAGTTGCTGATGCTTGATGACCCGATGCTGGCCTCGAGAGTGGATGAACTGATCCGCACCGAGCGCATCAACGCCGACTGGGCGCTTGAGCGGGCGATGGAGGAACTGCACGAGGTGTTTGCCAGGGAAGGCGATGCCTGGCTGCGCGAACGCATAGGCGACCTCGCCGATGTGGGCGGGCGGTTGCAACGCAACCTGCGTCCGGGTCGCGATCCGCTGGTGTCACTCGTCCAGGAGCTCGATGGCCCCTTGATTGTGGTGGCAGACGAAGTGTCGCCGTCGATCGCCGCTCAGCTCGACTGGACGAAAGTGCGCGGGCTGGTGTGCGACGTCGGCAGCCCGACCAACCACACAGTCATTCTCGTGCGCTCCCTTGGCATCCCGACGGTGGTGGGGCTTGGCAGCGCGACGCAGGTCATCCTGCCTGGACAGACCATCGCGATTGATGGCGCCACGGGCGAAGTGGTGGTGGAGCCCGACCAGCAAGCGCTGGAACGCTGGACGTTGCGGGCACAGCTGGCGACCGCCGCCCTGCGAAAACTCGATGAGTGGCGCGCCGTGCCGGCCGCCACCGCCGACGGTCTGCGGATTCGACTCGACGCCAATCTCGAGATCGCGGAGGAAGTGGGCCGCGTGCTCGACGTTGGCGCCGAAGGCATTGGGCTCTACCGATCCGAGTTCCTGCTCGACCGCGCGCCGGTCGCCGGCGGGCTCCACGAAGACGCCCAGTTCGACACCTACCGCAGGCTCCTTGAAGCGCTGGCCCCACGGCCGGTCACGATCCGTACATTCGACGCTGGCGAAGAGCGATGGGAACGGGCGACGCACGGCCTGGCACACCGCGAGCGGTTCGGCCTTCGGGGCGTGCGCGCCGCGCTCCAGCACGACGATCGATTTCGCGTCCAGATTCGCGCCCTGCTGCGTGCCGCGCCGTTCGGGCAGTTGCGCATCCTGCTGCCGTTTGTGACCTCAGCGGCGGAGTTCCGGCAGGCGCGGGCCCTCATCGCGGAGATCGGCCGTGGCCTGCCAGGCGCAGACGCCGTGCCTGTGGGCGCCATGATTGAAGTGCCGGCGGCGGCCCTGACGGCCGATCGCCTCGCGCGCGACGCTGACTTTCTCAGCGTCGGCACCAACGACCTGATCCAGTACACTTTGGCCATAGACAGGACAGACGAACGTCTGTCGGGCCACTATGAGCCGCGTGAGCCGGCGGTGTTGCGGCTGCTGCGCATGGTGGCGGTGGCCGGCCGGCGGGCGGGCCGTGATTTTTCGGTCTGCGGCGAAATGGCGGCCGACCCGTTGCTGGTGGCACTTCTGGTCGGGCTGGGATACCGGGCGTTCAGCATGACGCCGGCAGCGCTTCCAGTCGTGAAGCGGGGCCTGCGGGCTGTGGACAGCCGCCTCGCGGAACGGTGCGCGCGCCAGGCGATCATTGCCGACGGGGCCGAGGATGTGCACAGACTATTGGCGCCCATCGCAGAAGTGATGCACAAGGCGATTGCGGGTGGGTAG
- a CDS encoding cupin domain-containing protein, with the protein MVNVIRVEKPWGYELHWAKTDRYVGKVIHVNKGHALSLQYHNVKDETIFLWSGKIKFEIEENGKLVEREMLPGESVHITPPTVHRMTAIEDSDIMEVSTPELDDVVRLQDLYGRKT; encoded by the coding sequence ATGGTGAACGTGATACGGGTAGAGAAGCCTTGGGGCTACGAACTGCACTGGGCGAAGACGGATCGCTACGTGGGCAAGGTCATCCACGTGAACAAGGGTCACGCGCTGAGCCTGCAGTACCACAACGTCAAGGACGAGACGATCTTCCTCTGGTCAGGCAAGATCAAGTTTGAGATCGAAGAGAACGGCAAGCTCGTCGAGCGCGAAATGCTGCCGGGAGAATCCGTGCACATCACGCCGCCGACCGTGCACCGCATGACGGCGATCGAAGACTCGGACATCATGGAAGTCTCGACGCCAGAGCTCGACGACGTCGTCCGGCTACAGGACCTCTACGGACGGAAGACGTAG
- the ssb gene encoding single-stranded DNA-binding protein, with protein sequence MGSVNKAILVGNLGRDAEMRFTTGGTAVATVSIATTDHFTDRDGQKREDTQWHRIVIWGKTAESIQPYLTKGKQIYVEGKIQTREWTDKEGKQVKTTEIRADRVVLLGGAGGGGGGERAARPQRDRYASAGAGSGGSDMPDDMGPVDAPNDDDIPF encoded by the coding sequence ATGGGCAGTGTCAATAAAGCAATTCTGGTGGGGAACCTCGGTCGCGACGCAGAGATGCGTTTTACAACCGGCGGCACAGCCGTCGCCACGGTGAGTATCGCCACCACCGATCACTTCACAGACCGCGATGGTCAGAAGCGTGAAGATACGCAGTGGCATCGCATTGTCATCTGGGGCAAAACGGCCGAGTCCATTCAGCCGTATCTCACCAAAGGCAAACAGATCTACGTCGAGGGCAAGATCCAGACGCGCGAGTGGACCGACAAGGAAGGCAAGCAGGTCAAGACGACTGAAATTCGCGCCGACCGTGTGGTCCTGCTTGGCGGCGCCGGAGGTGGTGGTGGCGGCGAACGCGCCGCGCGGCCCCAGCGTGACCGCTACGCGTCAGCGGGCGCCGGTTCCGGAGGCTCGGACATGCCCGACGACATGGGCCCGGTCGACGCCCCGAACGACGACGACATCCCCTTTTAG